One window of the Salvia miltiorrhiza cultivar Shanhuang (shh) chromosome 6, IMPLAD_Smil_shh, whole genome shotgun sequence genome contains the following:
- the LOC130990777 gene encoding uncharacterized protein LOC130990777 has protein sequence MQGRRSLKRKLVPYFDNIHRPREVLSSLEKESESSSRSLVESQFSEENCEERIASNPILEAVEETLSVHSEEEEEARPNPDQEAMAEQNVQYMGDFSRPVIGTTSTSAIVFPTAVRNYNLKPNDSNLLPLFHGMPSEDALQFIRDFCTQVQTFPLLELTEDQLRLKCLPYALKDRARTWLLSLPPNSITTWGEASEKFMLKYYPNHKTQEIRSQIMNFMQGADEPFHEAWERFQELLRQCPQHQLPPVMLMQFFYDGLIQTAQFMVDSTAGGNIARKTADELKEIFNTLAASSQQKSARGRRFEANAVAPNNELQKQVAELMRQVQHLKMNQAEAPPVHAPPAEGCGICGDFGHGTNACHRMGGFTPEGEAEVYAAQSYPGRPQFEQRPIFNQGQQSSNSGWRAQQQNYTQAYQQQQPPQYQQYQQFPMQQGNFQQQQQYQNASQQCQKQAQPQKPSLEDTMQSFMEMTKQNMESQSATIKRLETTVGQLTGALNQLQQEQPTGKFLNQDKQPRQAHAVAVIKETTPITTGKWRSRTVQAIKATQCPSEPLPPVTVAPDQPPPKQGDPGSFIVDISLGGVEKVLGMLDLGAAVNLMPLDIFERLGNKELKCTNIKIELADGSISR, from the coding sequence atgcaaggtcgtcgtagcttgaagagaaagctagtgccttactttgacaacattcatcgacctcgtgaggtcctttcaagcctggagaaggagtccgagtccagttcgagaagccttgtggaatcacagtttagTGAGGaaaactgtgaagagagaattgcttccaatcccattctggaagccgttgaggagacactttccgtgcattctgaagaagaagaagaagctcggcccaatcctgaccaagaagcaatggcggagcagaatgtccagtacatgggagatttttccaggccagttattgggaccactagcacttctgcgatagtgtttcccacggcggtccggaattataatctgaagcccaacgactcaaacctgctgccgctctttcacgggatgcccagtgaggacgccttgcagttcatccgtgatttctgcacccaagtgcagaccttcccactgctggagctcaccgaggatcagttgagactcaagtgcttaccttatgcactcaaggaccgggcgagaacgtggttattgtccttgccgccgaactccatcaccacatggggagaggcaagtgagaagttcatgctcaagtactaccctaatcacaagactcaagagattaggagccaaataatgaacttcatgcaaggagctgacgagcctttccacgaggcttgggagagattccaagagctcctccgccagtgcccacagcaccagttaccacctgtcatgttgatgcagttcttctatgacggattgattcagacggcacagtttatggtggacagtacagcagggggcaacattgcccggaagacagctgatgagctcaaggagattttcaacacacttgcagcgagttctcaacagaaatcagctagaggaaggaggtttgaagccaatgcagtagctcccaacaatgagcttcagaagcaagtagcagaattgatgaggcaagttcagcacctcaagatgaaccaggcagaagccccaccagttcacgcgccaccagcagaaggatgtggaatttgtggcgattttggtcatggaaccaacgcgtgccatcgcatggggggattcacacctgaaggagaagcagaggtctatgctgctcagagctatccggggaggcctcaatttgaacagaggcctatctttaatcaagggcaacaaagctccaattcgggttggagagctcagcagcagaactacactcaagcttatcagcagcagcagcccccgcagtatcagcagtatcaacagttccctatgcaacaagggaattttcagcagcagcagcaataccagaatgcctcCCAACAgtgtcagaagcaagctcaaccgcagaagccgtctctcgaggacaccatgcagtccttcatggagatgaccaaacagaacatggagtctcagagtgctaccatcaagcgcctcgagactacagttgggcaacttacaggagccctaaatcagctgcagcaagaacagccaactgggaagttcctaaaccaggacaaacagccgcgtcaagctcatgccgtggcggtaatcaaggaaactaccccaataaccacggggaaatggagaagcagaaccgtgcaagcaatcaaggcaacccaatgccccagtgagccactgccacctgtcactgttgcaccagaccaaccaccacccaagcaaggagatccaggtagctttatcgttgatattagcttaggaggggttgaaaaggtcttgggaatgcttgatttgggcgcggcagtcaatttgatgccgcttgatatttttgagaggttgggaaataaagagctgaaatgcacgaacattaagatagaactagctgacggctccattagcagatGA